One genomic window of Osmia bicornis bicornis chromosome 3, iOsmBic2.1, whole genome shotgun sequence includes the following:
- the LOC114877805 gene encoding endoplasmic reticulum lectin 1 isoform X1 — MWKYCGIYNVFCIIIVVVYGHDFKSFDDTVLFKINWSGKAGSELLESRTNVEPYFITTANNERYQCLIVDNSEQEKNRNEPYNGPNPVEILSPLFNQNTCSYRLESYWSYELCHGRYVRQYHEDRDGKKVKTQEYYLGTFDKRQELKLLAEYAERERNPNRKAEIPVKKVDGINMPYVEIEMADGTACDLTNKPRKIKVLYVCYQHGKHELFSLEEPASCEYEVIVLSPWLCSHPDYKPQATGENEINCQPVGNSPKKPRSLVAMEIESLKLRHQKVTDDKLQKVYAIFHVDKEGQDGEARVRVEIHPVDVIDKHNIEDSINSLADQSISPAEVSPVKNFLSGKNCLHGGNGWWKYEFCYGRSVVQYHIERDGTKTIVNLGKFDKQKHLEWIAAHPHKKSKSPVLRKQLIHFYSDGTVCDKTGNSRQTEVKLKCVESHTTSPSSISLFLLEPKTCEYVLGVESPLICDILEYADENGLLSEKFEANFDKLKTTAFHEYDDLDERIANGDD; from the exons atgtggAAATACTGTGGTATTTATAATGTGTTTTGTATCATAATTGTTGTTGTTTATGGACACGATTTTAAAAGTTTTGATGATACTGTTCTCTTTAAAATCAATTGGTCAGGCAAAGCTGGTTCAGAGCTATTA GAATCTAGAACAAATGTGGAACCTTATTTTATAACAACTGCAAATAATGAGCGGTATCAGTGTTTAATAGTTGATAATTCAGAACAAGAAAAGAATCGTAATGAACCATACAATGGACCAAATCCGGTAGAAATTTTATCACCTTTATTCAATCAAAATACTTGTTCTTACAGG CTTGAATCTTATTGGTCATACGAATTGTGCCATGGAAGATATGTACGTCAATATCATGAGGATAGGGATGGAAAGAAAGTAAAAACCCAAGAATATTATTTAGGTACTTTTGATAAAAGACAAGAGTTGAAGCTTTTGGCTGAATATgcagagagagaaagaaatcCTAACAGAAAGGCAGAGATTCCTGTTAAAAAAGTTGATGGAATCAATATGCCCTatgttgaaattgaaatggcCGATGGCACAGCTTGTGATTTGACAAATAAACCaaggaaaataaaagtttTGTATGTCTGTTATCAACATGGTAAACATGAATTATTTTCACTTGAAGAACCTGCTAGCTGCGAATATGAAGTTATTGTCCTTTCTCCTTGGCTGTGTAGTCATCCTGATTATAAACCGCAAGCTAcaggagaaaatgaaattaattgtcAACCAGTTGGCAATTCACCAAAAAAACCAAGATCTCTTGTTGCAATGGAAATAGAAAGTTTGAAACTTCGACATCAGAAAGTAACG GATGACAAGCTGCAGAAAGTCTATGCGATCTTCCATGTAGATAAGGAGGGCCAG GATGGCGAAGCACGAGTTAGAGTTGAAATACATCCTGTTGATGTTATCGATAAACATAATATTGAAGATTCTATAAATTCATTAGCAGATCAAAGTATCAGCCCAGCTGAAGTAAGTCCtgtgaaaaattttttaagcGGTAAAAATTGTTTGCACGGT GGCAATGGATGGTGGAAATATGAATTCTGTTATGGACGTTCTGTGGTTCAGTATCATATAGAACGCGATGGTACAAAAACTATAGTGAATCTTGGTAAATTTGATAAACAGAAGCATTTAGAGTGGATTGCTGCACATCCACACAAAAAATCAAAGTCACCGGTACTACGGAAACAacttattcatttttatagcGATGGTACTGTTTGCGATAAGACTGGCAATTCAAGACAAACCGAG GTGAAATTAAAGTGTGTGGAAAGCCATACGACTAGTCCATCAAGCATTTCTCTATTTTTACTCGAACCAAAAACATGTGAATACGTTCTGGGAGTTGAATCGCCGTTGATCTGTGATATTTTAGAATACGCCGATGAGAATGGACTTCTTAGCGAAAAGTTTGAAGCAAATTTTGACAAATTAAAAACAACCGCTTTCCATGAATACGATGATTTGGACGAAAGGATAGCAAACGGAGATGATTag
- the LOC114877796 gene encoding protein CASC3 isoform X2, producing the protein MSDTRRRRKSNQSCGSDDLSDSGEELNATKETQSSEQTDGHQDSECDVYPSDSDVESQDGALRESGDGQEEEKPQKKLDDDEDRRNPQYIPKRGTFYEHDDRTTDEVTDNTVEPQNERETKEKKVWKDKEDRWDHDRYNDEEQAPKSHEELIAVYGYDIRNEEGPPRARRRRRYGRGPNKYTRNWEDEDAYGKAGTNVSNKNKKFNRSGEDFPALGTNKNASAPPVDEPVISSAWYSSKNKSQNKVQNFPPLQAQSDSPKTKSSGTSNTLTNENKAPNEPTNPAWKKDAKNSSYTQSSNGNSGAGGDADKLVNTKVSPRDNNKRNVQESVSLAASRTRGRGFRTNANNNMVANRTVETKPKGRGAGPISAENKRNSTIQNDDEQQITHDMKHVNLHDGTQYHQGGRHNKNFYGQSSNQQRSGTVPPRMQQQSHSQQQPQQQQQSQQQATQQQDSSANRPKRYSSLRQRPTASETPGQQNYTPPHGQHGQHNQHNQHNQHSQHNQHNQHGQHNQHGYFPPQGYPQGHFEQSTPVAAAAAPMAGQPVIPLPPNGQPASYAPPPFLVPPPQFIPPQTAPPSIINYVPGPNGPAFQPNFQGYQGYSPPVQPSRPPPPQELFQPQGCTYYSPAQQQQQQQQSAPMRRPKAAIPILPPPENQQHQTSRGRGRSTQPQQNNQVGNIQQTELEIKTDLEESDQKIVSEQFDNIQTEEIIEVDEAPKNDDLSVITDTMVENKEKDVPDVDIDISVGSEGVTTDQVDGISDHDSLKVTIDDQNIIPLKSPEAVVEETENDSNIIETTTSESKVVEEAAA; encoded by the exons ATGTCGGATACAAGACGACGTCGAAAATCTAATCAGTCTTGCGGTTCCGATGACCTCTCGGATTCTGGCGAAGAattaaatgcaacgaaagaaacCCAG AGCAGTGAACAAACTGATGGTCATCAGGATTCAGAATGTGATGTTTATCCATCTGATTCTGATGTTGAATCTCAAGATGGTGCATTACGTGAAAGTGGAGATGgacaagaagaagagaaaccTCAAAAGAAATTGGATGATGATGAGGACAGACGTAATCCGCAATATATTCCTAAAAGAGGAACATTTTATGAACATGATGATAGGACTACCGATGAAGTGACAGATAATACTGTAGAGCCACAGAATGAAAGAGAaaccaaagaaaaaaaagtatggAAAGATAAAGAAGATAGATGGGACCATGATCGATACAATGATGAGGAACAAGCACCAAAGAGCCATGAAGAATTAATAGCTGTTTATGGTTATGATATAAGAAATGAAGAAGGTCCACCTAGAgctagaagaagaagaagatatgG TCGTGGTCCAAATAAGTATACACGTAATTGGGAAGATGAAGATGCATATGGAAAAGCTGGAACTAatgtttctaataaaaataaaaagtttaataGAAGTGGTGAAGATTTCCCTGCTCTAGGAACTAATAAAAATGCTTCTGCACCACCTGTGGATGAACCAGTAATCTCATCAGCTTGGTACAGtagtaaaaataaatcacAAAATAAAGTACAAAACTTTCCACCCCTGCAAGCTCAGAGTGATAGTCCAAAAACAAAATCTAGCGGTACATCTAATACGCTCAC AAACGAGAATAAAGCTCCTAATGAACCTACAAATCCCGCTTGGAAAAAGGACGCCAAGAATTCATCCTATACTCAAAGCAGTAATGGAAACAGTGGGGCTGGTGGTGATGCAGATAAATTAGTTAATACTAAAGTATCTCCAAGAGATAACAACAAGAGGAATGTTCAAGAGTCTGTAAGCTTGGCAGCCAGTAGAACTCGCGGGCGAGGATTCAGAACAAATGCTAATAACAATATGGTCGCTAATAGAACAGTTGAGACAAAGCCGAAAGGACGTGGAGCAGGTCCAATCTCTGCTGAGAATAAGAGAAATAGTACTATTCAAAATGATGATGAACAGCAAATTACTCATGACATGAAACATGTGAATCTTCACGATGGTACGCAATACCATCAAGGTGGAAGACACAACA aaaatttttatggaCAGTCTTCCAATCAGCAAAGATCAGGCACAGTACCTCCAAGAATGCAACAGCAGTCTCATTCACAGCAACAAccgcaacaacaacagcagtCGCAGCAACAGGCAACTCAACAACAAGATAGTTCTGCTAATAGACCAAAGCGATATTCTAGTTTGCGACAACGACCTACGGCTTCCGAAACTCCAGGACAACAAAATTATACACCACCGCATGGGCAACATGGACAGCATAATCAACATAATCAGCATAATCAACATAGTCAGCATAATCAACATAACCAACATGGTCAACATAATCAACATGGTTATTTCCCTCCTCAAG GATATCCACAAGGTCATTTTGAACAATCTACGCCCGTTGCTGCCGCAGCTGCACCCATGGCTGGTCAGCCTGTTATTCCTCTGCCGCCTAATGGTCAACCAGCTAGCTATGCTCCACCGCCGTTTTTAGTACCGCCACCACAGTTTATTCCTCCGCAGACTGCTCCACCtagtataattaattatgttcCGGGTCCGAATGGACCAGCATTTCAACCAAATTTCCAAGGTTACCAAGGATATAGTCCACCAGTACAG CCATCGCGTCCACCGCCACCGCAAGAACTGTTCCAACCACAAGGTTGCACTTACTATAGTCCTgcacagcagcagcagcaacaacaacagtcGGCACCGATGAGACGACCAAAGGCAGCTATTCCAATTCTTCCACCACCAGAAAATCAGCAACATCAAACTAGTAGAGGAAGAGGTAGAAGTACGCAACCACAACAAAATAATCAAGTGGGTAATATACAGCAGACTGAACTGGAAATCAAAACTGACTTGGAAGAAAGTGATCAGAAAATCGTGTCTGAACAATTTGATAACATCCAAACCGAGGAAATTATAGAAGTTGATGAAGCACCGAAAAATGATGATTTAAGTGTAATAACGGATACTATGGttgaaaacaaagaaaaggaTGTTCCGGATGTTGATATCGATATATCAGTGGGCTCCGAAGGTGTTACAACTGATCAAGTAGACGGAATAAGTGATCACGATTCATTAAAAGTTACTATAGATGATCAGAATATTATTCCACTTAAATCTCCGGAAGCAGTCGTGGAAGAGACTGAAAATGattcaaatataattgaaaccaCTACGTCTGAAAGTAAGGTTGTTGAAGAGGCAGCAGCTTGA
- the LOC114877796 gene encoding protein CASC3 isoform X1 yields MSDTRRRRKSNQSCGSDDLSDSGEELNATKETQSSEQTDGHQDSECDVYPSDSDVESQDGALRESGDGQEEEKPQKKLDDDEDRRNPQYIPKRGTFYEHDDRTTDEVTDNTVEPQNERETKEKKVWKDKEDRWDHDRYNDEEQAPKSHEELIAVYGYDIRNEEGPPRARRRRRYGRGPNKYTRNWEDEDAYGKAGTNVSNKNKKFNRSGEDFPALGTNKNASAPPVDEPVISSAWYSSKNKSQNKVQNFPPLQAQSDSPKTKSSGTSNTLTNENKAPNEPTNPAWKKDAKNSSYTQSSNGNSGAGGDADKLVNTKVSPRDNNKRNVQESVSLAASRTRGRGFRTNANNNMVANRTVETKPKGRGAGPISAENKRNSTIQNDDEQQITHDMKHVNLHDGTQYHQGGRHNKNFYGQSSNQQRSGTVPPRMQQQSHSQQQPQQQQQSQQQATQQQDSSANRPKRYSSLRQRPTASETPGQQNYTPPHGQHGQHNQHNQHNQHSQHNQHNQHGQHNQHGYFPPQAGNSRGVLESQGYPQGHFEQSTPVAAAAAPMAGQPVIPLPPNGQPASYAPPPFLVPPPQFIPPQTAPPSIINYVPGPNGPAFQPNFQGYQGYSPPVQPSRPPPPQELFQPQGCTYYSPAQQQQQQQQSAPMRRPKAAIPILPPPENQQHQTSRGRGRSTQPQQNNQVGNIQQTELEIKTDLEESDQKIVSEQFDNIQTEEIIEVDEAPKNDDLSVITDTMVENKEKDVPDVDIDISVGSEGVTTDQVDGISDHDSLKVTIDDQNIIPLKSPEAVVEETENDSNIIETTTSESKVVEEAAA; encoded by the exons ATGTCGGATACAAGACGACGTCGAAAATCTAATCAGTCTTGCGGTTCCGATGACCTCTCGGATTCTGGCGAAGAattaaatgcaacgaaagaaacCCAG AGCAGTGAACAAACTGATGGTCATCAGGATTCAGAATGTGATGTTTATCCATCTGATTCTGATGTTGAATCTCAAGATGGTGCATTACGTGAAAGTGGAGATGgacaagaagaagagaaaccTCAAAAGAAATTGGATGATGATGAGGACAGACGTAATCCGCAATATATTCCTAAAAGAGGAACATTTTATGAACATGATGATAGGACTACCGATGAAGTGACAGATAATACTGTAGAGCCACAGAATGAAAGAGAaaccaaagaaaaaaaagtatggAAAGATAAAGAAGATAGATGGGACCATGATCGATACAATGATGAGGAACAAGCACCAAAGAGCCATGAAGAATTAATAGCTGTTTATGGTTATGATATAAGAAATGAAGAAGGTCCACCTAGAgctagaagaagaagaagatatgG TCGTGGTCCAAATAAGTATACACGTAATTGGGAAGATGAAGATGCATATGGAAAAGCTGGAACTAatgtttctaataaaaataaaaagtttaataGAAGTGGTGAAGATTTCCCTGCTCTAGGAACTAATAAAAATGCTTCTGCACCACCTGTGGATGAACCAGTAATCTCATCAGCTTGGTACAGtagtaaaaataaatcacAAAATAAAGTACAAAACTTTCCACCCCTGCAAGCTCAGAGTGATAGTCCAAAAACAAAATCTAGCGGTACATCTAATACGCTCAC AAACGAGAATAAAGCTCCTAATGAACCTACAAATCCCGCTTGGAAAAAGGACGCCAAGAATTCATCCTATACTCAAAGCAGTAATGGAAACAGTGGGGCTGGTGGTGATGCAGATAAATTAGTTAATACTAAAGTATCTCCAAGAGATAACAACAAGAGGAATGTTCAAGAGTCTGTAAGCTTGGCAGCCAGTAGAACTCGCGGGCGAGGATTCAGAACAAATGCTAATAACAATATGGTCGCTAATAGAACAGTTGAGACAAAGCCGAAAGGACGTGGAGCAGGTCCAATCTCTGCTGAGAATAAGAGAAATAGTACTATTCAAAATGATGATGAACAGCAAATTACTCATGACATGAAACATGTGAATCTTCACGATGGTACGCAATACCATCAAGGTGGAAGACACAACA aaaatttttatggaCAGTCTTCCAATCAGCAAAGATCAGGCACAGTACCTCCAAGAATGCAACAGCAGTCTCATTCACAGCAACAAccgcaacaacaacagcagtCGCAGCAACAGGCAACTCAACAACAAGATAGTTCTGCTAATAGACCAAAGCGATATTCTAGTTTGCGACAACGACCTACGGCTTCCGAAACTCCAGGACAACAAAATTATACACCACCGCATGGGCAACATGGACAGCATAATCAACATAATCAGCATAATCAACATAGTCAGCATAATCAACATAACCAACATGGTCAACATAATCAACATGGTTATTTCCCTCCTCAAG CTGGAAATTCAAGAGGTGTTTTAGAATCACAAG GATATCCACAAGGTCATTTTGAACAATCTACGCCCGTTGCTGCCGCAGCTGCACCCATGGCTGGTCAGCCTGTTATTCCTCTGCCGCCTAATGGTCAACCAGCTAGCTATGCTCCACCGCCGTTTTTAGTACCGCCACCACAGTTTATTCCTCCGCAGACTGCTCCACCtagtataattaattatgttcCGGGTCCGAATGGACCAGCATTTCAACCAAATTTCCAAGGTTACCAAGGATATAGTCCACCAGTACAG CCATCGCGTCCACCGCCACCGCAAGAACTGTTCCAACCACAAGGTTGCACTTACTATAGTCCTgcacagcagcagcagcaacaacaacagtcGGCACCGATGAGACGACCAAAGGCAGCTATTCCAATTCTTCCACCACCAGAAAATCAGCAACATCAAACTAGTAGAGGAAGAGGTAGAAGTACGCAACCACAACAAAATAATCAAGTGGGTAATATACAGCAGACTGAACTGGAAATCAAAACTGACTTGGAAGAAAGTGATCAGAAAATCGTGTCTGAACAATTTGATAACATCCAAACCGAGGAAATTATAGAAGTTGATGAAGCACCGAAAAATGATGATTTAAGTGTAATAACGGATACTATGGttgaaaacaaagaaaaggaTGTTCCGGATGTTGATATCGATATATCAGTGGGCTCCGAAGGTGTTACAACTGATCAAGTAGACGGAATAAGTGATCACGATTCATTAAAAGTTACTATAGATGATCAGAATATTATTCCACTTAAATCTCCGGAAGCAGTCGTGGAAGAGACTGAAAATGattcaaatataattgaaaccaCTACGTCTGAAAGTAAGGTTGTTGAAGAGGCAGCAGCTTGA
- the LOC114877805 gene encoding endoplasmic reticulum lectin 1 isoform X2: MWKYCGIYNVFCIIIVVVYGHDFKSFDDTVLFKINWSGKAGSELLESRTNVEPYFITTANNERYQCLIVDNSEQEKNRNEPYNGPNPVEILSPLFNQNTCSYRLESYWSYELCHGRYVRQYHEDRDGKKVKTQEYYLGTFDKRQELKLLAEYAERERNPNRKAEIPVKKVDGINMPYVEIEMADGTACDLTNKPRKIKVLYVCYQHGKHELFSLEEPASCEYEVIVLSPWLCSHPDYKPQATGENEINCQPVGNSPKKPRSLVAMEIESLKLRHQKVTDGEARVRVEIHPVDVIDKHNIEDSINSLADQSISPAEVSPVKNFLSGKNCLHGGNGWWKYEFCYGRSVVQYHIERDGTKTIVNLGKFDKQKHLEWIAAHPHKKSKSPVLRKQLIHFYSDGTVCDKTGNSRQTEVKLKCVESHTTSPSSISLFLLEPKTCEYVLGVESPLICDILEYADENGLLSEKFEANFDKLKTTAFHEYDDLDERIANGDD; encoded by the exons atgtggAAATACTGTGGTATTTATAATGTGTTTTGTATCATAATTGTTGTTGTTTATGGACACGATTTTAAAAGTTTTGATGATACTGTTCTCTTTAAAATCAATTGGTCAGGCAAAGCTGGTTCAGAGCTATTA GAATCTAGAACAAATGTGGAACCTTATTTTATAACAACTGCAAATAATGAGCGGTATCAGTGTTTAATAGTTGATAATTCAGAACAAGAAAAGAATCGTAATGAACCATACAATGGACCAAATCCGGTAGAAATTTTATCACCTTTATTCAATCAAAATACTTGTTCTTACAGG CTTGAATCTTATTGGTCATACGAATTGTGCCATGGAAGATATGTACGTCAATATCATGAGGATAGGGATGGAAAGAAAGTAAAAACCCAAGAATATTATTTAGGTACTTTTGATAAAAGACAAGAGTTGAAGCTTTTGGCTGAATATgcagagagagaaagaaatcCTAACAGAAAGGCAGAGATTCCTGTTAAAAAAGTTGATGGAATCAATATGCCCTatgttgaaattgaaatggcCGATGGCACAGCTTGTGATTTGACAAATAAACCaaggaaaataaaagtttTGTATGTCTGTTATCAACATGGTAAACATGAATTATTTTCACTTGAAGAACCTGCTAGCTGCGAATATGAAGTTATTGTCCTTTCTCCTTGGCTGTGTAGTCATCCTGATTATAAACCGCAAGCTAcaggagaaaatgaaattaattgtcAACCAGTTGGCAATTCACCAAAAAAACCAAGATCTCTTGTTGCAATGGAAATAGAAAGTTTGAAACTTCGACATCAGAAAGTAACG GATGGCGAAGCACGAGTTAGAGTTGAAATACATCCTGTTGATGTTATCGATAAACATAATATTGAAGATTCTATAAATTCATTAGCAGATCAAAGTATCAGCCCAGCTGAAGTAAGTCCtgtgaaaaattttttaagcGGTAAAAATTGTTTGCACGGT GGCAATGGATGGTGGAAATATGAATTCTGTTATGGACGTTCTGTGGTTCAGTATCATATAGAACGCGATGGTACAAAAACTATAGTGAATCTTGGTAAATTTGATAAACAGAAGCATTTAGAGTGGATTGCTGCACATCCACACAAAAAATCAAAGTCACCGGTACTACGGAAACAacttattcatttttatagcGATGGTACTGTTTGCGATAAGACTGGCAATTCAAGACAAACCGAG GTGAAATTAAAGTGTGTGGAAAGCCATACGACTAGTCCATCAAGCATTTCTCTATTTTTACTCGAACCAAAAACATGTGAATACGTTCTGGGAGTTGAATCGCCGTTGATCTGTGATATTTTAGAATACGCCGATGAGAATGGACTTCTTAGCGAAAAGTTTGAAGCAAATTTTGACAAATTAAAAACAACCGCTTTCCATGAATACGATGATTTGGACGAAAGGATAGCAAACGGAGATGATTag
- the LOC114877875 gene encoding mitochondrial import receptor subunit TOM40 homolog 1-like encodes MGTVHASATKADDPNIISHDEECVPCTNPEHKGPGNPGSFEDIHKKVKDVYPQNFEGARLNIKKILSEHFNVTHSITLSAVTPSGYKLGTKYVGTKMVGLTEKYPIAIGEISPNGNLTASFVHTLGCRFRYKLSAQIADGKCKASSSSLEYRGNDYTVAVILANPRFTKRHGTVVMHFLQAITSRITLGAEIACLRGTKVPGGQQTVMCMAFRYSTGLTTLSGTIGEAGLHLCYHRKTSSQLEIGVEIETNVRTHHSVGTIVYQVNVPHADLIFRGIVNSETTVGGVFEKKLYPLPESSLIISGLLNHKKQQFRVGVGLNIG; translated from the coding sequence ATGGGCACGGTACACGCGTCAGCGACCAAAGCAGACGATCCAAACATAATAAGTCACGATGAGGAATGTGTACCATGTACAAATCCGGAACATAAGGGGCCAGGAAATCCTGGGAGTTTCGAAGACATTCATAAAAAAGTTAAGGACGTTTATCCACAAAACTTTGAAGGAGCGCGACTCAACATCAAGAAAATACTTAGCGAACATTTCAATGTAACACACTCCATTACCCTTAGCGCGGTTACTCCTTCTGGATATAAACTTGGTACAAAATACGTCGGTACCAAAATGGTGGGCTTAACTGAAAAATACCCTATTGCTATTGGAGAAATTTCACCGAATGGAAATCTAACCGCCTCGTTCGTGCATACATTAGGATGTAGATTTAGGTATAAATTGTCAGCACAAATTGCTGATGGAAAATGCAAAGCCTCAAGCTCCAGTTTGGAATATAGGGGGAATGATTACACGGTAGCGGTTATTCTGGCAAATCCAAGATTTACAAAAAGGCATGGGACAGTGGTAATGCACTTTTTACAAGCGATTACATCAAGAATTACATTAGGAGCTGAAATTGCATGCCTTCGTGGAACAAAAGTTCCAGGCGGTCAACAAACAGTCATGTGCATGGCCTTTAGATACAGTACGGGACTTACAACGTTATCTGGTACTATAGGCGAAGCGGGATTACACCTTTGCTATCATCGCAAGACCAGTTCACAATTGGAAATCGGTGTCGAAATTGAAACGAACGTAAGGACTCATCACTCCGTTGGTACCATAGTGTATCAAGTAAACGTGCCGCATGCAGATCTTATTTTCCGTGGCATCGTGAATTCAGAAACTACAGTTGGTGGAGTTTTCGAGAAGAAATTATACCCCCTACCGGAATCTTCGTTGATTATTAGCGGACTTCTAAATCACAAGAAACAACAATTTCGCGTGGGCGTCGGTCTGAATATTGGGTAA